The proteins below are encoded in one region of Populus alba chromosome 2, ASM523922v2, whole genome shotgun sequence:
- the LOC118028116 gene encoding nucleobase-ascorbate transporter 3 isoform X1 has product MGETAHNHQQPPPPQAAAAAPPPPSFALSRGPTWTPAEQLQQLQYCIHSNPSWPETCLLAFEHYIVMLGTTVLIARNLVPRMGGDPGDTARVIQTLLFMSGINTLLQTIIGTRLPTVMGPSYAFVLPVLSIMRDYNNETFSNEHDRFVDTMRTIQGSLIVSSFANIILGFSKAWGNLTRLFSPITVAPVVCVVGLGLFMRGFPQLANCVEIGLPMLILLIICQYLKYLHPRANPAIERFGLLVCVGIIWAFAAILTVSGAYNNAGQQTKQSCRTDRSYLMSSAPWVRVPYPFQWGAPIFRASHVFGMIGAALVSSAESTGTFFAAARLAGATHPPAHVLSRSIGLQGVSLLLDGIFGAAVGTTASVENVGLLGLTHVGSRRVVQISTAFMFFFSIFGKFGALFASIPLPIFAAIYCVLFGIVAAIGISFIQFSNNNSMRNHYVLGLALFLGISIPQYFISNTTGDGHGPVRTGGGWFNDILNTLFSSPPTVAMIVGTLLDSTLEARQTINDRGIPWWKPFQSRKGDVRTDEFYSMPLRINEWMPTRFL; this is encoded by the exons CTGAGACATGTCTGCTGGCTTTCGAACACTATATTGTGATGCTTGGAACTACGGTCTTGATTGCACGTAATCTTGTGCCTCGAATGGGCGGGGACCCT GGTGATACTGCCCGTGTTATTCAAACGTTGCTGTTTATGTCAGGAATCAATACACTGCTTCAAACAATCATTGGAACACGGCTTCCGACGGTGATGGGTCCTTCGTATGCTTTTGTACTGCCAGTTTTATCAATCATGAGAGATTACAATAATGAAACCTTCTCGAATGAGCATGAT AGATTTGTAGACACTATGAGAACCATACAAGGATCGTTGATTGTTTCTTCCTTTGCCAACATCATTCTCGGGTTTAGCAAAGCATGGGGTAATTTGACAAG GCTCTTTAGTCCCATTACTGTCGCGCCTGTGGTTTGTGTAGTGGGTCTTGGTCTGTTTATGAGGGGCTTTCCACAA CTTGCCAACTGTGTGGAGATTGGCCTGCCCATGCTGATTCTGCTAATAATTTGTCAG TATTTGAAGTATCTACATCCCAGGGCCAACCCTGCAATTGAGAGGTTTGGCTTGCTCGTCTGCGTTGGTATTATTTGGGCTTTTGCTGCTATCCTCACTGTTTCCGGTGCTTACAACAATGCGGGGCAGCAAACTAAACAGAGTTGCCGCACAGACCGATCGTATCTTATGTCATCTGCCCCATG ggttagaGTCCCATACCCCTTTCAATGGGGGGCGCCTATATTCAGAGCAAGTCATGTCTTCGGGATGATTGGGGCAGCGCTTGTTTCATCAGCAGAG TCAACTGGAACCTTTTTTGCTGCAGCTCGGCTTGCGGGTGCTACACACCCTCCTGCTCATGTTCTTAGCCGAAGTATTGGTCTGCAG ggtGTGAGCTTGTTGCTTGATGGAATTTTTGGTGCAGCTGTTGGTACCACTGCATCAGT TGAAAACGTCGGGCTTCTTGGACTCACGCACGTAGGGAGCCGAAGAGTGGTGCAGATTTCAACTGCTTTCATGTTCTTTTTCTCCATATTTG GCAAATTTGGTGCCTTGTTTGCTTCTATTCCTCTGCCGATATTTGCTGCTATATACTGTGTTTTATTTGGGATTGTTG CTGCAATCGGTATTTCATTTATACAGTTTTCGAACAATAACTCCATGAGAAACCACTACGTTTTGGGTCTGGCTTTGTTCCTCGGGATATCGATACCACAATATTTTATCAGTAACACCACTGGGGATGGACATGGACCAGTTAGAACAGGTGGTGGATGG TTCAATGACATATTGAACACACTTTTCTCATCCCCTCCAACGGTAGCAATGATTGTTGGGACATTGCTCGATAGCACACTGGAAGCAAGGCAGACCATCAATGACCGAGGAATTCCATGGTGGAAACCTTTCCAGAGCAGAAAGGGTGATGTTAGAACTGACGAGTTCTACAGTATGCCCCTTCGGATAAATGAGTGGATGCCCACCAGATTTCTCTGA
- the LOC118028117 gene encoding probable disease resistance protein At4g33300 yields MVVTDLFLGEIATELLKQLLTISKKASLCKSSAESLMAGINELIPMIQEIKLSGVELPSNRQFQLDHLSRTLHEGLDLSKKVLKSNRWNVYKNLQLARKMEKMEKKIYMFINGPLQVHLLADVHHMRFETTERFDKLEWSAKKLEESIGNLKIGVGGGGGGGWMEEAVKRLEEEEMKWEGSFGNNSFSGLGVEEGKRKVKEMVIVRENLNIVGICGIGGSGKTTLANEICRDDQVRCHFENRILFLTVSQSPNVENLRAKIWGFITGNDGMGGMGYDSVPKWDLQFEWRIGAPMLIVLDDVWSLPVLEQLIFKVAGCKTLVVSRFKFPKVCNATYNVELLRREQAISLFCHSAFGKTSIPPAADSNLVKQIVDECKGLPLALKVIGASLRDQPEMYWESARKRLSRGEPICESHESQLLDRMAISTQFLSKNVRECFLDLGSFPEDKKIPLDVLINMWVEIHDIDPEEAFAILVELSDKNLLTLVKDARAGDLYSSYYEICIMQHDVLRDLAIHLSTCGDMNERKRLLMPRREAQLPKEWERNADRPFNAQIVSIHTGEMKEMDWFRMDFPKAEVLILNFSANDFFLPPFIDDMPKLRALVMINYSTSNATIGNFSIFSSLAHLRSLWLEKVSIGRLSESTVPLKNLQKISLILCKINKSLDDSVIDLSQIFPSLSELTIDHCEDLIQLPSSICRIHTLKSLSITNCHNLEKLPPNLGNLKSLQILRLYACPTLKMLPPCVCDLIWLKFLDISQCVNLKGLPEWIGKLSRLEKIDMRECSLVRLPNSVASLESLRKVICEEDVSWLWKEMKKVNLDVQVAEKCYSLDWLDDY; encoded by the exons ATGGTGGTCACAGATCTCTTTTTAGGGGAGATAGCCACCGAACTCCTCAAACAGCTACtaacaatatcaaaaaaagCCAGCCTATGCAAATCAAGTGCAGAATCTTTAATGGCAGGCATAAACGAACTCATCCCTATGATTCAAGAAATCAAATTATCCGGTGTTGAACTCCCTTCGAACCGCCAATTCCAACTCGACCATCTCTCTCGCACGCTCCATGAAGGCCTCGATCTCTCCAAGAAAGTCCTCAAATCAAACCGCTGGAACGTCTACAAAAACCTCCAGTTAGCAAGAAAGATGGAaaagatggaaaagaaaatatacatgTTTATCAATGGACCTTTACAGGTTCATTTATTAGCTGACGTGCATCACATGAGGTTTGAAACAACAGAGAGGTTTGATAAGTTGGAGTGGTCAGCCAAGAAGTTAGAGGAGAGTATAGGGAATTTGAAGATCGGGGtgggaggtggtggtggtggtggctggATGGAGGAAGCGGTGAAGAGATTGGAGGAGGAAGAGATGAAGTGGGAAGGTAGTTTTGGGAATAATTCCTTTTCGGGGTTAGGTGTTGAAGAAGGGAAGAGGAAGGTGAAAGAAATGGTCATCGTGAGGgagaatttaaatattgttgGGATTTGTGGGATTGGCGGGTCTGGAAAAACTACTTTGGCTAATGAAATCTGTAGAGATGATCAAGTTAGat GTCACTTTGAGAACAGGATTTTGTTCTTGACAGTATCACAGTCTCCGAATGTGGAGAACCTGAGGGCGAAAATCTGGGGATTTATTACAGGGAATGATGGAATGGGTGGTATGGGCTATGATTCGGTCCCAAAATGGGATTTGCAATTTGAATGGAGAATCGGAGCCCCAATGTTgattgttcttgatgatgtgtGGTCGCTCCCGGTGCTTGAGCAGCTCATTTTTAAAGTAGCTGGATGCAAAACTCTAGTGGTTTCTCGTTTCAAATTCCCGAAAGTTTGTAATGCTACTTACAACGTAGAATTATTGAGGAGAGAACAAGCAATCTCATTGTTCTGCCACTCTGCTTTTGGAAAGACATCTATTCCTCCTGCTGCTGATTCAAATTTGGTCAAGCAG ATTGTCGATGAGTGTAAAGGCCTGCCCTTGGCTCTCAAAGTGATTGGAGCTTCGTTAAGGGACCAACCTGAAATGTACTGGGAAAGTGCGAGGAAGAGGCTGTCAAGAGGGGAACCTATTTGCGAGTCTCATGAAAGCCAGTTGCTTGATAGGATGGCAATTAGTACCCAGTTCTTGTCTAAAAACGTCAGGGAATGTTTCTTGGATCTGGGATCCTTCCCCGAAGACAAGAAGATCCCTCTTGATGTTCTCATCAACATGTGGGTTGAGATTCATGATATCGACCCGGAAGAAGCATTTGCTATCCTTGTCGAGCTTTCGGATAAGAATCTTCTCACTCTGGTGAAGGATGCACG GGCTGGGGATTTGTATAGCAGTTACTATGAGATTTGTATTATGCAACATGATGTGTTACGGGACCTTGCTATTCATTTGAGCACTTGTGGAGACATGAATGAGCGCAAGCGATTACTGATGCCAAGAAGAGAAGCACAGCTTCCAAAAGAATGGGAGAGAAATGCGGACCGGCCATTCAATGCTCAAATTGTTTCGATCCATACAG gtgaaatgaaagaaatggATTGGTTCCGCATGGATTTTCCCAAGGCTGAAGTGCTCATCCTGAACTTTTCGGCAAATGACTTCTTCTTGCCTCCCTTCATCGATGACATGCCAAAGCTCAGGGCATTGGTAATGATAAATTACAGTACAAGCAATGCAACCATTGGCAACTTCTccattttttcaagtttagcTCATTTGAGGAGCCTTTGGCTCGAGAAAGTATCCATCGGTAGATTATCTGAATCTACTGTTCCCTtgaaaaatttgcaaaaaatatCTCTAATCCTGTGCAAGATAAACAAGAGCCTTGACGATTCTGTCATAGACTTATCCCAAATCTTCCCATCTCTCTCAGAGCTTACAATCGATCACTGTGAAGATTTAATCCAGTTGCCTTCCAGCATTTGTAGGATTCACACGCTCAAGAGTCTGAGCATCACCAATTGCCACAACCTAGAGAAATTACCTCCCAATCTGGGAAACTTAAAATCTCTACAAATTCTAAGGTTGTATGCTTGTCCAACACTGAAAATGCTTCCACCATGTGTATGTGACCTAATTTGGTTGAAGTTCTTGGACATCTCGCAATGTGTCAATCTTAAAGGTCTTCCTGAGTGGATCGGTAAGCTATCGAGGTTAGAGAAGATTGACATGAGAGAGTGCTCGCTAGTGAGGCTGCCAAATTCTGTTGCATCATTGGAGTCTCTGCGTAAAGTAATCTGCGAAGAAGATGTTTCTTGGTTGTGGAAGGAGATGAAGAAAGTGAATCTTGATGTCCAAGTTGCAGAAAAATGCTACAGTCTGGACTGGCTTGATGATTATTAA